The following proteins are encoded in a genomic region of Burkholderiales bacterium:
- a CDS encoding alpha/beta fold hydrolase has protein sequence MHAYRAPWWLPGGHVQTIYPVFLGALYPVDYRRERWDTPDGDFIDIDWIEGGSNKPLLAMFHGLEGGSRSHYALSLMCAVRQLNWRGAVILFRSCSGEINRLPRAYHSGDSAEIDWILRRLKTQNPQSPIYAVGVSLGGNVLLKWLGEQGEKARIIVKAAAAVSAPVDLIATGDNLGHGFNLFYTRAFLASMKRKFLHKLERFPKLVDREAMLRSRTLRQFDDAVTAPLHGFKDTDDYWTRASSKPVLANIRLPTLIINAKNDPFLPASALPSTAEVSPAVTLNFPDTGGHAGFASGRIPGHLDWLPQHILKFFNDSN, from the coding sequence ATCCGGTATTTCTCGGCGCGCTTTACCCTGTCGATTACCGGCGCGAGCGTTGGGATACTCCGGACGGCGATTTCATTGATATTGATTGGATCGAGGGCGGGTCCAACAAGCCGCTGCTCGCGATGTTTCACGGGCTCGAAGGCGGCTCGCGCAGCCATTATGCATTGAGTTTGATGTGCGCGGTGCGCCAACTCAATTGGCGCGGTGCGGTGATTCTGTTTCGCAGTTGCAGCGGCGAGATCAACCGCTTGCCGCGCGCTTATCACTCAGGCGACAGCGCCGAAATCGACTGGATCTTGCGCAGATTAAAAACGCAGAATCCGCAGTCCCCAATATATGCGGTTGGCGTATCGCTTGGTGGCAACGTATTGCTCAAATGGCTGGGCGAGCAGGGTGAGAAAGCCAGAATTATTGTCAAGGCAGCAGCGGCTGTTTCCGCGCCGGTCGACTTGATAGCGACCGGCGATAATTTGGGACACGGATTTAACCTGTTTTACACACGTGCGTTCCTCGCCAGCATGAAACGGAAATTCCTGCACAAGCTCGAGCGTTTTCCCAAGTTGGTCGACCGCGAAGCAATGCTGCGTTCCCGCACGCTACGCCAGTTTGACGACGCGGTCACCGCACCTTTGCACGGATTTAAAGACACCGATGACTACTGGACCCGCGCGAGCAGCAAGCCGGTCTTGGCAAATATTCGTTTGCCAACACTGATCATCAATGCCAAAAACGACCCGTTTCTGCCCGCAAGCGCGCTGCCGTCGACCGCTGAAGTATCGCCTGCGGTAACACTGAACTTTCCGGATACCGGCGGCCACGCGGGTTTCGCGAGCGGCCGTATTCCAGGCCATCTCGACTGGCTGCCGCAACACATATTGAAGTTTTTCAATGATTCAAATTGA
- a CDS encoding phosphomannomutase/phosphoglucomutase, translating to MTALPKEIFKAYDIRGVVGKTLTPPIAEAIGRAIGSEALARKQKTVAVGRDGRLSGPELSAALARGIQRSGVDVIDIGMVATPMLYFANFHLQTYSGVMITGSHNPPDYNGIKIVLGGETLSGESIQQLRIRIENDDLSQGSGVYRQVNIAEAYLNRITGDIKLGRQLKIVLDCGNGVAGAFAPKLYRNLGCEVKELFCEVDGNFPNHHPDPTQPENLKDVMHALRSGDAEIGLAFDGDGDRLGVVTKDGKIIYADRQLMLFAADMLSRNPGAEIIFDVKCTRNLSSWILEHGGKPILWKTGHSLIKKKMRESGALLAGEMSGHIFFKERWYGFDDGLYAGARLLEYLSHQPDISATLHDLPDSVNTPELHMQLQEGENYALIEKLQKTARFTDAKEVIKVDGLRVEYADGFGLARSSNTTPVIVLRFEADNQTALKRIQEDFRKVILAAKPDAVLPF from the coding sequence GTGACTGCTCTGCCCAAAGAAATCTTCAAAGCCTACGACATCCGCGGCGTCGTCGGCAAAACTCTCACTCCCCCAATTGCCGAAGCCATAGGGCGTGCCATCGGCTCCGAGGCACTGGCACGCAAGCAAAAAACTGTTGCGGTTGGACGCGATGGCCGCTTATCGGGGCCGGAGTTGTCGGCTGCGCTGGCGCGCGGAATTCAGCGGAGCGGCGTGGACGTAATAGATATCGGCATGGTGGCGACTCCAATGCTGTATTTCGCCAACTTTCATTTGCAAACTTATTCCGGAGTCATGATCACCGGCTCGCATAATCCTCCTGATTACAACGGCATCAAAATCGTGCTGGGCGGCGAGACACTTTCAGGCGAATCCATTCAGCAACTCAGGATACGCATTGAAAACGACGATCTCTCCCAAGGCAGTGGCGTATATCGACAGGTGAACATCGCTGAGGCCTATCTAAACCGCATCACAGGCGATATCAAGCTGGGAAGGCAACTTAAAATTGTCCTGGATTGCGGCAACGGCGTGGCCGGGGCGTTTGCACCCAAGCTTTACCGCAATCTGGGCTGCGAAGTGAAGGAATTATTCTGCGAAGTAGACGGTAATTTTCCCAACCATCATCCCGATCCTACCCAACCCGAAAATTTAAAGGATGTTATGCATGCGCTGAGATCCGGTGACGCTGAAATTGGCTTAGCCTTCGACGGCGACGGTGATCGCCTGGGCGTAGTCACCAAGGACGGAAAAATTATCTATGCGGACCGCCAGCTGATGCTTTTTGCGGCCGACATGCTTTCTAGAAATCCCGGCGCAGAAATTATTTTTGACGTGAAATGCACGCGCAACCTGTCCTCGTGGATACTCGAGCACGGCGGCAAACCGATCTTGTGGAAAACTGGCCATTCGCTCATAAAAAAGAAAATGCGGGAATCCGGCGCGTTGCTCGCAGGTGAGATGAGCGGGCATATTTTTTTCAAGGAGCGCTGGTACGGTTTCGATGATGGTCTCTATGCCGGCGCGCGGCTTTTGGAATATCTGAGCCATCAGCCCGATATCAGCGCAACGCTCCATGACCTTCCCGATTCGGTGAATACCCCCGAGCTGCACATGCAATTGCAAGAAGGTGAAAACTATGCGCTGATTGAAAAACTGCAAAAAACAGCGCGCTTCACTGATGCTAAGGAAGTAATAAAGGTAGACGGGTTGCGAGTAGAATACGCCGACGGCTTCGGCCTTGCCCGCTCGTCCAATACCACTCCGGTGATCGTTTTGCGGTTCGAAGCAGATAATCAAACCGCATTAAAACGCATTCAGGAAGACTTCAGGAAAGTTATTCTCGCCGCCAAGCCCGACGCGGTGTTACCGTTTTAA
- a CDS encoding DNA-3-methyladenine glycosylase I gives MGGAKNLVVSRCTWVESDPLYLAYHDREWGVPVHDDRRLFEFLILEGAQAGLSWLTILKKREAFRKAFDNFNPEKIARYGEDKIGALLDNPAIVRNRAKIKSAIINARALLEIREQYGSFDQFVWQFVGGRPIVNHWRSAGQVPASTVHSDALSKALRKLGFKFVGTTICYAFMQAVGMVNDHTISCFRHDEVSS, from the coding sequence GTGGGTGGAGCGAAAAATTTAGTTGTCTCCCGTTGCACCTGGGTTGAGAGCGACCCTCTTTACCTTGCATATCACGACCGCGAATGGGGCGTGCCGGTGCATGACGACCGCAGGCTATTTGAATTCCTGATTCTCGAAGGCGCGCAGGCGGGCCTGAGCTGGCTCACCATCCTGAAAAAGCGCGAAGCGTTCCGCAAGGCCTTCGATAATTTCAATCCCGAAAAAATTGCGCGCTACGGCGAAGATAAAATCGGCGCGCTGCTGGACAATCCAGCCATCGTGCGCAACCGCGCGAAAATCAAGTCGGCCATTATCAATGCCAGGGCACTCCTGGAAATTCGAGAGCAGTATGGCAGCTTCGATCAATTCGTCTGGCAGTTTGTCGGCGGCAGGCCCATTGTGAATCACTGGCGCTCGGCGGGGCAGGTGCCCGCTTCGACCGTGCATTCCGACGCCCTGAGCAAGGCCTTAAGAAAGCTCGGCTTCAAATTCGTCGGCACCACGATATGCTATGCCTTCATGCAGGCGGTAGGGATGGTGAATGACCACACCATAAGCTGCTTCAGGCATGACGAGGTTTCCAGTTGA
- the alaS gene encoding alanine--tRNA ligase: MKSSEIRNTFLEYFRSKDHAVIASSPLVPANDPTLLFTNAGMVQFKDVFLGREQRPFVRAVSAQRCLRAGGKHNDLENVGYTARHHTFFEMLGNFSFGDYFKREAIRYAWEFLTDVLKIPEDKLWVTVYTEDNEAADVWLKDIRVCDKRFARIATMDNFWQMGDTGPCGPCTEIFYDHGAGIAGSPPGGHGDQGDRFVEIWNLVFMQYNRDDAGTLNPLPKPSVDTGMGLERIAAVMQGVHSNYEIDLFKDLINAAAGATHTKNYSSNSLKVIADHIRACSFLIVDGVIPGNEGRGYVLRRIIRRAIRHGYKLGQKQPFFYSLVADLAQAMGAVYPELASGAERASQVLKQEEERFAETLENGMQVLESALQAEDRMLDGETVFKLYDTYGFPLDLTADIARERGITVDFAGFEAAMERQRERGRAASKFGAQGVVEYSGKQTEFHGYDTLKLNASVVALYVEGSAVERIEQGQHAIVVLDRTPFYAESGGQVGDRGVLIGSATPRARFNVDDTQKIQAEVFGHHGVLTAGELRIGDRVSAEVDLQLRTRTMHNHSATHLMHSALRQVLGTHVLQKGSLVDEFKTRFDFSHPQPVTQQQIHEVEDLVNREIRRNEPAEARIMKYDEAIKSGAMALFGEKYGDEVRVLRMGDFSTELCGGTHVKRAGDIGFFKIVSESGVAAGIRRVEAVTGEGALEYVQQQEAQMREAATALKAQPQELTAKINQIVENVRALEKEITRLKSRLATSQGDELIDQAVDVNGIKVLAAVVDGADTRALRATVDKLKEKLKSCVVVLGSTEDGKVALIAGVTADLTSKIKAGDLVNHVAQQVGGKGGGRPDMAQAGGTEPAKLAQALAGVAQWVERKI; encoded by the coding sequence ATGAAGAGCAGTGAAATCCGCAATACGTTTCTGGAATATTTCAGGAGCAAGGACCACGCGGTCATCGCGTCGAGCCCGCTCGTTCCAGCAAACGATCCCACGCTGCTTTTTACCAATGCCGGCATGGTTCAGTTCAAGGACGTGTTTCTTGGCAGAGAGCAGCGTCCTTTCGTGCGAGCGGTGAGCGCACAGCGCTGTTTGCGGGCCGGCGGCAAGCATAACGATCTGGAGAACGTTGGTTATACTGCGCGCCATCACACTTTTTTTGAAATGCTGGGCAATTTCAGCTTCGGCGACTATTTCAAGCGCGAAGCGATCCGCTACGCTTGGGAATTTCTAACCGACGTGCTCAAAATACCCGAAGACAAGCTGTGGGTTACGGTCTACACCGAGGACAACGAGGCCGCGGATGTGTGGCTAAAGGACATTCGGGTTTGCGACAAGCGTTTCGCGCGCATCGCCACAATGGATAATTTCTGGCAGATGGGGGATACCGGTCCCTGCGGGCCGTGCACCGAGATTTTCTATGACCACGGGGCGGGCATTGCCGGCAGCCCGCCGGGCGGGCACGGTGATCAAGGCGACCGGTTTGTCGAAATCTGGAACCTGGTGTTCATGCAGTACAACCGCGATGACGCGGGAACATTGAATCCGCTTCCCAAGCCTTCGGTCGATACGGGCATGGGGCTGGAGCGCATCGCCGCAGTGATGCAAGGTGTGCACAGCAATTACGAAATCGATTTGTTCAAGGATCTGATCAACGCCGCGGCGGGCGCCACGCATACCAAGAACTATTCCAGCAATTCGCTAAAGGTCATTGCCGACCATATTCGCGCGTGCAGCTTCCTCATTGTGGACGGAGTGATTCCCGGCAACGAAGGGCGCGGCTACGTGCTGCGACGAATTATTCGCCGCGCCATCCGGCACGGCTATAAACTAGGCCAGAAGCAGCCTTTCTTTTATTCACTGGTCGCGGATTTGGCGCAAGCAATGGGCGCGGTGTATCCGGAACTGGCGAGCGGGGCGGAGCGTGCCTCGCAAGTGCTCAAGCAAGAAGAAGAGCGTTTTGCTGAAACATTGGAGAACGGCATGCAGGTGTTGGAGTCGGCGCTTCAGGCCGAAGACCGCATGTTGGATGGCGAAACGGTGTTTAAGCTTTACGACACGTACGGATTTCCGCTCGACCTTACTGCCGATATTGCTCGTGAGCGCGGTATCACAGTGGATTTTGCGGGTTTCGAGGCAGCGATGGAGCGTCAGCGGGAACGCGGCCGGGCCGCATCGAAATTCGGTGCGCAGGGCGTCGTGGAATATAGCGGCAAGCAAACCGAGTTCCACGGCTACGATACATTAAAGCTGAACGCAAGCGTCGTTGCGCTTTATGTAGAAGGCAGCGCAGTCGAGCGCATCGAGCAAGGGCAACACGCCATTGTAGTCCTCGACCGCACGCCGTTTTATGCTGAATCCGGCGGACAGGTGGGCGACCGCGGCGTGCTGATTGGCTCGGCCACGCCGCGCGCGAGATTTAATGTGGACGACACGCAGAAGATTCAGGCTGAAGTCTTCGGCCATCACGGCGTGCTCACGGCCGGCGAACTGCGCATTGGCGACAGGGTAAGCGCGGAAGTGGATTTGCAATTGCGCACCCGCACCATGCACAACCATTCCGCCACGCATTTGATGCATTCAGCGCTCAGGCAAGTGTTGGGCACGCACGTTCTGCAGAAGGGTTCGCTGGTGGATGAATTTAAAACGCGCTTCGATTTTTCCCACCCGCAGCCGGTCACGCAGCAACAAATTCACGAAGTGGAAGACCTGGTCAACCGCGAGATACGCCGCAACGAGCCGGCCGAAGCGCGCATCATGAAATACGACGAAGCCATCAAATCCGGCGCGATGGCGCTGTTCGGCGAAAAATACGGCGACGAGGTGCGGGTGCTGCGCATGGGTGATTTCTCCACCGAGCTTTGCGGGGGCACGCACGTAAAGCGCGCCGGCGACATCGGCTTCTTCAAGATAGTTTCGGAATCGGGAGTGGCTGCGGGTATCCGCCGTGTCGAAGCGGTGACTGGCGAAGGGGCGCTGGAATACGTGCAGCAACAGGAAGCGCAAATGCGGGAAGCCGCCACGGCGTTGAAAGCGCAGCCTCAGGAACTCACAGCGAAAATCAACCAGATTGTCGAAAACGTGCGCGCGCTGGAAAAAGAAATTACGCGGCTCAAATCGAGGCTTGCGACGTCGCAGGGGGACGAATTGATTGATCAAGCGGTTGATGTAAACGGCATCAAAGTACTGGCCGCCGTGGTGGACGGCGCAGATACCAGGGCACTGCGCGCAACCGTGGATAAGCTCAAGGAGAAGCTCAAATCCTGCGTGGTTGTACTCGGCTCAACCGAAGACGGGAAGGTCGCGCTGATTGCGGGTGTCACGGCCGACCTGACCTCAAAAATTAAAGCGGGGGACCTGGTGAATCATGTCGCGCAGCAAGTTGGGGGGAAGGGCGGCGGACGGCCTGACATGGCGCAAGCGGGCGGCACCGAACCCGCTAAGCTGGCGCAGGCACTCGCCGGCGTGGCACAGTGGGTGGAGCGAAAAATTTAG
- the recX gene encoding recombination regulator RecX, giving the protein MKREPSLRERALRCLARREYSRLELQRKLAPHAEHSDDIQGLLDDFEKRGWLSETRVVEQTVHARRSRFGAQHIARELRVKGVSEDAISEATSRIRETELEAARAVWRKKFGKLPRTASEKGKQLRFMRGRGFDLDVILKLLRGAVEGE; this is encoded by the coding sequence GTGAAAAGAGAGCCTAGCCTGCGTGAGCGCGCGTTGCGCTGCCTAGCACGGCGCGAGTACTCGAGACTGGAACTGCAGCGTAAACTTGCGCCGCATGCCGAGCATTCCGACGATATCCAGGGTTTGCTCGACGATTTCGAAAAGCGCGGCTGGCTGTCCGAGACGCGCGTGGTGGAGCAAACTGTTCATGCGCGCCGCAGCAGGTTCGGCGCACAGCACATTGCCCGGGAACTGCGTGTCAAAGGCGTGTCCGAGGACGCCATTTCCGAGGCAACATCCCGAATCCGCGAGACTGAACTGGAAGCGGCGCGAGCGGTATGGCGGAAAAAATTCGGCAAGTTGCCCAGGACTGCCAGTGAGAAAGGAAAGCAACTCAGGTTTATGCGGGGCAGGGGTTTTGATCTGGATGTTATCCTGAAGCTTTTGCGGGGCGCAGTCGAAGGTGAATAG
- the recA gene encoding recombinase RecA has protein sequence MDENKSKALAAALSQIEKQFGKGSVMRLGESEVAKDIQVVSTGSLGLDIALGVGGLPRGRVVEIYGPESSGKTTLALQAVAEAQKLGGTAAFIDAEHALDPQYAKKLGVKVEDLLISQPDNGEQALEIADMLVRSGSVDVVVVDSVAALTPRAEIEGEMGEPQMGLQARLMSQALRKLTANIKRSNTLVIFINQIRMKIGVMFGNPETTTGGNALKFYSSVRIDIRRIGSIKKGDEVIGNETRAKVVKNKVAPPFKQADFDILYGEGISREGEIIELGVIHKLIEKSGAWYAYKGEKIGQGKDSARDYLKEHGKLAQEIEAKIRANVGVNVPQKQAGEKRA, from the coding sequence ATGGACGAAAATAAAAGCAAGGCGCTGGCGGCGGCCCTGTCGCAGATCGAGAAACAATTTGGCAAAGGCTCGGTGATGCGCCTCGGCGAGAGCGAGGTGGCGAAAGACATCCAGGTCGTGTCCACAGGCTCGCTGGGGTTGGATATCGCGCTCGGCGTAGGCGGACTGCCGCGCGGGCGCGTGGTCGAAATTTACGGACCGGAATCATCGGGCAAGACTACGCTGGCGCTGCAGGCGGTCGCCGAAGCGCAGAAGCTGGGCGGCACTGCGGCGTTCATCGATGCCGAGCATGCGCTCGACCCCCAGTACGCCAAGAAACTCGGCGTAAAGGTGGAGGATTTACTGATTTCGCAGCCGGACAACGGCGAACAGGCGCTGGAAATAGCGGATATGCTGGTACGGTCCGGCTCGGTGGACGTGGTTGTCGTGGACTCGGTCGCGGCGCTCACGCCAAGGGCCGAAATCGAAGGCGAAATGGGCGAGCCGCAAATGGGGCTCCAAGCGCGGCTCATGTCGCAGGCGCTGCGCAAACTCACCGCCAACATCAAGCGCTCCAATACATTGGTGATTTTCATCAACCAGATCCGCATGAAAATCGGCGTGATGTTCGGCAATCCCGAAACCACCACCGGCGGCAATGCGCTCAAGTTCTACTCTTCAGTGCGCATCGACATCCGCCGCATTGGTTCCATCAAGAAAGGCGACGAGGTAATCGGCAATGAAACCCGCGCCAAGGTGGTAAAAAACAAAGTGGCGCCGCCATTCAAACAGGCGGATTTCGATATTTTGTACGGAGAGGGTATTTCCCGCGAAGGAGAGATCATCGAGCTCGGCGTAATTCATAAGCTCATCGAGAAATCGGGCGCGTGGTATGCCTACAAGGGGGAAAAAATCGGCCAAGGCAAGGACAGCGCTCGCGACTATTTGAAAGAACATGGCAAGCTGGCGCAGGAAATCGAAGCCAAAATCCGCGCCAACGTCGGCGTGAACGTTCCTCAGAAACAGGCAGGTGAAAAGAGAGCCTAG
- a CDS encoding HPP family protein gives MVSRAPAAQPRALFGGHISSALIGVLCFQFFGSAVWVYVLALVLTLIFMLVTKTVHPPAGANPLIMMHSHAGLIAIWQTVTVGIGILALVAVVWTRLIPGMVHYPHRWFEKSPPSITWGGWVE, from the coding sequence TTGGTCTCACGCGCACCGGCAGCACAGCCACGGGCACTGTTCGGTGGTCATATAAGCAGCGCTCTGATCGGTGTTCTTTGCTTCCAGTTCTTTGGCAGCGCGGTTTGGGTCTACGTCCTAGCGCTTGTGCTGACGCTGATATTCATGCTTGTAACCAAAACGGTGCATCCGCCCGCGGGGGCGAATCCGCTGATCATGATGCACTCGCATGCTGGATTGATTGCAATTTGGCAAACCGTTACAGTGGGGATTGGTATTCTTGCATTGGTCGCCGTGGTCTGGACTCGGCTGATTCCCGGGATGGTCCACTATCCGCACAGGTGGTTCGAAAAGTCCCCTCCCTCTATTACTTGGGGTGGTTGGGTCGAATAG
- a CDS encoding OsmC family protein encodes MVAGLHPATGETGLSACSGDMLLEAPVACAGVTLNAVATALGIELRDATIQAEGDLDFRGTLGMSKEVPVGIQAIRLQFTLDTDATDEQWATLLRLTERHCVVYQTLTHPSAIAVSRQHARS; translated from the coding sequence GTGGTCGCAGGTCTGCACCCCGCAACCGGCGAGACCGGGCTAAGCGCCTGTTCCGGAGACATGCTGCTTGAGGCGCCGGTGGCGTGCGCGGGAGTCACCTTGAACGCGGTCGCCACAGCGCTTGGCATCGAGCTTCGCGATGCCACTATTCAGGCGGAAGGCGATCTCGACTTTCGCGGCACCCTCGGAATGTCAAAGGAGGTTCCTGTCGGGATCCAGGCCATCCGCCTTCAGTTCACGCTGGACACCGACGCCACTGATGAACAGTGGGCAACTCTTTTGCGACTGACGGAGCGGCATTGCGTGGTCTATCAGACATTGACGCACCCGTCTGCGATCGCTGTGAGCCGGCAGCACGCCAGGTCCTGA